From a region of the Mucilaginibacter auburnensis genome:
- a CDS encoding universal stress protein — MKTILVPTDLSATADNAAQYAVHLAEIIKADVKLCNAIKVPADSVFANTVVWPLENYDSLKESIDNDLQSSCNKLTLEENASLGKHTFPRINSVSRPGNVAEVVNEIVTTERIPLVVMGLSGAGALNRFFLGSNSEEVIENADFPLLLIPSDVSFKQIKKIAFATDFNKKDLQSVYSLISFARHFDAEIMIAHITDDAQDDEEHQKVANDFLSDICDKANYSKIYYRRVRSVDVERGLDWICEHSFSDMIAMSHGDHNFIDSFFSGSYTKKLARHVNIPLLVYPKHSRSASMFVF, encoded by the coding sequence ATGAAAACGATTCTTGTCCCAACCGATCTTTCTGCCACTGCTGATAACGCGGCGCAATACGCCGTACATCTGGCCGAAATTATAAAAGCCGACGTAAAGCTTTGCAACGCTATTAAAGTGCCGGCCGATAGTGTTTTTGCTAATACCGTTGTTTGGCCGTTAGAGAATTACGATTCGTTAAAAGAAAGTATTGATAACGATTTGCAAAGTAGCTGTAACAAACTTACGTTAGAAGAGAATGCCAGTTTGGGCAAGCATACCTTTCCGCGCATTAATTCGGTAAGCAGGCCGGGCAACGTGGCCGAAGTTGTAAATGAAATTGTAACCACCGAACGTATACCACTGGTGGTAATGGGCCTCTCGGGAGCGGGTGCATTAAACCGGTTCTTTTTAGGGAGCAATAGCGAAGAAGTTATAGAGAATGCCGATTTTCCTTTATTGCTGATTCCGTCCGACGTCTCATTTAAACAAATTAAAAAAATTGCGTTTGCAACTGATTTCAACAAAAAGGATTTGCAAAGCGTGTACTCGCTCATCAGTTTTGCACGCCACTTTGATGCGGAAATAATGATAGCACACATTACCGATGACGCTCAGGATGATGAGGAACATCAAAAAGTTGCTAATGATTTTCTAAGCGACATTTGCGATAAGGCGAACTACAGTAAAATTTATTATCGCCGCGTAAGAAGTGTAGATGTTGAACGTGGCCTGGATTGGATTTGCGAACATAGCTTTTCAGATATGATAGCAATGAGCCATGGCGATCACAATTTTATCGATTCTTTTTTTAGCGGCAGCTATACCAAAAAGCTGGCCCGGCATGTAAACATTCCACTACTGGTTTATCCAAAGCATTCCAGATCAGCCTCTATGTTTGTGTTTTGA
- a CDS encoding heavy metal translocating P-type ATPase: MSVITPETVTACYHCGNDCEEERYTIDYKQFCCHGCKEVYTILSKSGLNNYYCYNDRPGANRAKKDLQLDYLLEPSIIKDLVEYSDDDVTIVTFYIPHIHCSSCIWLLEQLNRLNPAIYYNRVDFLRKQVNIRFSNKDIDLKGVVELLDTIGYEPLISLQDVIKKQAFSRKDDLVRKIAVAGFCFGNVMLLSFPEYLGFSEHDTSFKYFFGWLNLVFTLPVTFYSGWGYMQAAYTTLKNKVLTIDFPLALGIAVLFIRSWIEIATNTGAGFVDTLCGLIFFLLIGKFVQRKTYYHLSFERDYRSFFPVAVQVIEENSERHVPLADLQVGQRIRVRHQEIIPADAILLKGDAKVDFSFVTGESVPVNKTLGEVIYAGGRQMGGAIELEVVKPVSQSYLTRLWNNEAFSRSQDDRIETFSQKVSKYFTVVLLIVAVGSFAYWAPTDMHRAIASLTAVLIIACPCALALSTPFTMSAALGIFDRNLFYLKNAAVVEQIAAIDTLVFDKTGTISIAGGSNVELVGELSVEEKDAVSAVCANSSHPLSQLICQHLGSASRDTHVTVYNEISGRGIAAKANGISIKLGSAKFVLAADSNAVADNGSLVHVIINSKYRGYFTIRHQYREGMFEMRKLREQYQLYLLSGDHNHERGNLSSVFGDENAMHFEQSPQDKLNFIEGLQQKGQKVMMLGDGLNDAGALKQADAGVAVTDNVNNFSPGSDAILDGRSLNKLPAFLKFSKDALHVIYGSFCISFLYNLIGLSFAVTGRLSPVIAAILMPVSTVTIISFTSIATHLAAKKRKLL, from the coding sequence ATGAGCGTTATCACTCCCGAGACTGTAACCGCCTGTTACCACTGCGGAAATGACTGTGAAGAAGAGCGTTATACAATTGACTATAAACAATTTTGCTGCCATGGCTGCAAAGAGGTTTATACCATTCTGTCAAAAAGCGGATTGAACAATTACTACTGTTATAACGACCGCCCCGGCGCTAACCGCGCAAAAAAAGACCTGCAATTAGATTATCTGCTGGAACCTTCCATTATTAAAGACTTGGTAGAATACAGCGATGATGATGTAACGATAGTTACCTTTTATATTCCGCATATTCACTGTAGCTCTTGCATATGGTTACTGGAACAGTTGAACCGCCTTAACCCTGCCATTTACTACAACCGGGTTGACTTTCTGCGCAAACAGGTAAATATCCGCTTCAGCAATAAAGATATTGACCTTAAAGGAGTTGTAGAGCTATTGGATACAATAGGTTACGAGCCGCTTATCAGCCTGCAGGATGTGATCAAGAAACAGGCCTTCAGCAGAAAAGATGATCTGGTAAGAAAAATAGCTGTGGCCGGTTTCTGTTTCGGCAATGTCATGCTGCTCAGTTTTCCGGAGTATTTGGGTTTCTCGGAGCACGATACTTCCTTCAAATACTTTTTTGGCTGGCTCAACCTGGTATTTACCTTACCTGTTACTTTTTACAGTGGCTGGGGTTATATGCAGGCAGCTTATACCACGCTTAAAAATAAAGTTTTAACTATAGACTTTCCGCTGGCATTGGGAATAGCGGTGTTATTTATCCGTTCGTGGATTGAGATTGCCACTAACACCGGCGCGGGCTTTGTTGACACGCTTTGCGGCTTGATCTTCTTTTTACTGATAGGCAAATTTGTTCAGCGTAAAACCTATTATCATTTATCGTTCGAGCGGGATTACCGTTCATTTTTCCCGGTGGCCGTGCAGGTAATTGAGGAAAATAGCGAACGCCATGTGCCGTTGGCCGATTTACAGGTAGGGCAGCGCATCAGGGTGCGCCACCAGGAGATTATTCCTGCCGATGCCATCCTGTTAAAAGGCGATGCCAAAGTTGATTTCAGCTTTGTTACCGGCGAATCGGTGCCTGTTAATAAAACCTTAGGCGAAGTAATTTATGCCGGCGGCCGCCAAATGGGTGGAGCTATCGAACTGGAAGTAGTAAAACCGGTATCCCAAAGCTACTTAACCCGCCTTTGGAACAATGAGGCTTTCAGCCGCAGTCAGGACGACCGTATAGAAACTTTTAGTCAGAAAGTAAGCAAGTACTTTACGGTTGTTTTACTGATAGTAGCGGTAGGCTCGTTTGCTTATTGGGCGCCAACTGATATGCACAGGGCAATAGCATCGCTAACTGCCGTGCTCATTATTGCCTGCCCATGCGCACTGGCTTTAAGTACGCCATTTACCATGTCGGCAGCGTTGGGGATATTCGACCGAAACCTGTTCTACCTGAAAAACGCTGCCGTTGTTGAGCAGATAGCCGCTATTGATACCCTGGTTTTTGATAAAACAGGAACCATCAGCATAGCAGGGGGCAGCAATGTTGAACTGGTTGGCGAGTTGAGCGTTGAAGAAAAAGACGCGGTTAGCGCGGTCTGCGCCAACTCATCGCACCCGCTAAGTCAGCTAATTTGCCAGCACCTTGGTTCCGCCTCGCGAGATACGCATGTTACCGTTTACAACGAAATATCAGGCAGGGGCATTGCAGCAAAAGCTAATGGCATCAGCATAAAGTTGGGTAGTGCCAAATTTGTGTTAGCCGCTGATAGCAACGCCGTGGCCGACAATGGTAGCCTGGTGCACGTTATTATCAATAGTAAATACAGAGGTTACTTTACCATACGGCACCAATACCGCGAAGGTATGTTTGAAATGCGTAAGTTGAGAGAACAATACCAACTCTACCTCCTATCCGGCGACCATAATCACGAGCGCGGCAACCTGTCATCCGTATTTGGTGATGAAAATGCCATGCACTTTGAGCAATCTCCTCAAGATAAACTCAACTTTATTGAAGGTTTACAACAAAAAGGCCAGAAAGTAATGATGCTGGGCGACGGCCTGAACGACGCCGGCGCACTGAAACAAGCCGATGCAGGCGTTGCCGTAACTGATAATGTAAACAACTTTTCCCCTGGCAGTGATGCCATTCTGGACGGACGATCACTCAATAAATTACCGGCCTTTTTGAAGTTCTCCAAAGACGCCCTGCATGTTATCTATGGCTCGTTCTGCATATCCTTTCTGTATAACCTGATAGGATTGAGCTTCGCGGTTACAGGCAGGTTATCTCCGGTTATAGCAGCTATTTTAATGCCGGTGAGCACGGTCACTATTATATCATTCACCAGCATAGCCACGCATCTGGCAGCTAAGAAACGCAAATTGTTATGA
- the ccoS gene encoding cbb3-type cytochrome oxidase assembly protein CcoS, whose translation MSIIYFLIGCSVLLALVFLGAFFWAQKNGQHDDMYTPSVRILLDEQPLDETEK comes from the coding sequence ATGAGCATAATTTACTTTTTAATAGGGTGCAGCGTATTGCTGGCCCTTGTATTTTTGGGCGCTTTTTTCTGGGCGCAAAAAAATGGGCAACATGATGATATGTATACCCCATCCGTAAGGATCCTGCTTGATGAGCAACCGCTTGACGAAACCGAAAAGTGA
- the ccoN gene encoding cytochrome-c oxidase, cbb3-type subunit I, with product MQPEKFYYDNKIVRNFGIATIVWGIIGMTVGLLVAIQLFKPGMNMGSQYTTFGRIRPLHTNAVIFAFVGNAIFMGVYYSLQRLLKARMFSDALSKIHFWGWQLIILSAVITLPLGLTTSHEYAELEWPIDIAITLIWVVFGINMFGTIIKRRERHLYVAIWFYIATFVTIAVLHIVNSFELPISAFKSYYLYAGVQDALVQWWYGHNAVAFFLTTPYLGMMYYFLPKMANRPVYSYKLSILHFWSLIFIYIWAGPHHLLYTTLPGWAQSLGVVFSIMLIAPSWGGMINGLLTLRGAWDKVRDDVILKFMVVGLTAYGMATFEGPMLSLKQVNAIGHFTDWIVAHVHVGALGWNGFLTFAILYWLIPRMYRTELYSKKLASFHFWIGTLGILFYAVPMYWAGFTQGLMLKEFTPEGLLKYPNFLETTIRIIPMHVMRAIGGGMYLIGAIAMAYNLVKTMTQGKLVSNEAAEVMPLAAAHIEQHETRHRLLERKPIQMMVVALVVILIGSVIELMPTMTISSNIPTIASVKPYTPLELEGRDLYIREGCVNCHSQTIRPFRSETERYGEYSKAGEFVYDHPFLWGSKRTGPDLQREGGKYGNAWHYNHMLDPRLMSPGSIMPNYDWLITQTLNTKATGDKIKAMRKLGVPYPEGYENTANADLDKQAKAIADDLGKNNIKVESDKEIIAVIAYLQRLGTDIKVKNR from the coding sequence ATGCAACCCGAAAAATTTTACTACGACAATAAGATCGTCCGGAATTTTGGTATAGCAACCATAGTGTGGGGCATCATCGGCATGACGGTGGGCCTTTTGGTAGCCATACAGTTATTTAAACCCGGTATGAACATGGGCAGCCAGTACACCACATTTGGCCGTATACGCCCGCTGCACACCAATGCTGTAATCTTCGCCTTTGTGGGTAACGCCATTTTTATGGGTGTTTACTACTCGTTACAACGGCTTTTAAAAGCCCGCATGTTTAGCGATGCGTTGAGTAAAATTCATTTCTGGGGATGGCAGCTCATTATTTTGTCAGCAGTAATAACACTACCGCTGGGCTTAACTACCTCGCATGAATATGCCGAACTGGAGTGGCCCATTGATATTGCCATAACGCTGATCTGGGTTGTGTTTGGTATCAACATGTTTGGTACCATTATAAAACGTCGCGAGCGTCACCTTTATGTAGCCATCTGGTTTTACATAGCCACCTTTGTTACTATAGCTGTTCTGCACATTGTAAACTCTTTTGAGTTACCTATATCTGCCTTTAAAAGTTATTATTTGTATGCAGGTGTACAGGATGCATTGGTACAATGGTGGTACGGTCACAACGCGGTTGCGTTTTTTCTAACTACGCCATATCTGGGCATGATGTATTACTTTTTGCCTAAAATGGCTAACCGCCCTGTGTACTCTTATAAATTAAGTATCCTGCACTTTTGGTCGCTGATATTTATTTACATCTGGGCCGGTCCGCACCACTTGTTATATACTACATTGCCAGGCTGGGCACAATCATTAGGCGTAGTGTTCTCTATCATGCTGATAGCGCCAAGCTGGGGCGGTATGATCAATGGCTTGTTAACACTACGTGGTGCATGGGATAAAGTTAGGGATGATGTTATCCTGAAATTTATGGTGGTTGGTTTAACCGCCTACGGTATGGCCACCTTTGAGGGGCCTATGCTATCGTTAAAACAAGTAAACGCCATTGGCCACTTTACCGATTGGATTGTTGCGCACGTGCACGTTGGCGCTTTGGGCTGGAACGGTTTCTTAACGTTTGCTATACTTTACTGGCTGATACCGCGCATGTATCGCACCGAGCTGTACTCTAAAAAACTGGCATCATTCCACTTCTGGATAGGCACTTTAGGTATACTGTTTTACGCGGTGCCTATGTACTGGGCCGGCTTTACACAAGGTTTGATGCTTAAGGAGTTTACGCCGGAAGGTTTGTTGAAATATCCAAACTTCTTGGAAACCACCATTCGTATTATTCCAATGCATGTAATGCGTGCCATTGGCGGTGGTATGTACCTGATTGGCGCTATTGCAATGGCTTACAATCTGGTTAAAACCATGACTCAGGGTAAATTAGTAAGCAACGAGGCAGCCGAAGTTATGCCGCTTGCAGCAGCCCACATAGAGCAGCACGAAACCCGCCATCGCTTACTGGAACGTAAACCAATACAAATGATGGTGGTAGCCTTGGTTGTAATATTAATAGGCTCTGTAATCGAACTGATGCCCACCATGACCATATCATCCAACATACCGACCATAGCCAGTGTAAAACCATACACGCCGTTGGAACTGGAGGGCCGGGACCTGTACATCCGCGAAGGCTGTGTTAACTGCCACTCTCAAACCATCAGGCCGTTCCGTTCAGAAACAGAACGCTATGGCGAGTATAGCAAGGCCGGAGAGTTTGTGTATGACCACCCGTTCCTGTGGGGCTCAAAACGTACCGGACCCGACTTGCAGCGTGAAGGGGGAAAATACGGTAACGCATGGCACTATAACCACATGCTTGATCCACGTCTGATGTCGCCGGGAAGTATAATGCCTAACTACGACTGGCTGATCACTCAGACCCTTAACACAAAAGCAACAGGTGATAAAATTAAAGCCATGCGCAAACTGGGCGTGCCATATCCCGAGGGTTATGAAAATACTGCCAATGCTGATCTGGACAAACAGGCCAAAGCCATAGCTGATGATCTGGGTAAAAACAACATCAAGGTAGAAAGTGATAAAGAGATCATAGCAGTAATTGCCTACCTGCAACGCCTGGGTACTGATATTAAAGTTAAAAACCGCTAA
- a CDS encoding cbb3-type cytochrome c oxidase N-terminal domain-containing protein, translating into MKTKFLLMLLFLSTGTALTAAAQDAEPELTSGELMNYVGYGTIVFVLLVFVVAMLVVLRAVNAISKVILGSEAFKETAEGAAFAKKEKVSTVNRLLSLRPLSEEKDLIIEHEYDGIQELDNPTPAWFMYLFYGTIVFAFVYLMVYHVLGVGQLQDEEYKTEMAVANKQKEAFLAKSGSNIDEKSVKLSTDPGDLAAGKSVFTASCAPCHGVQGQGVVGPNLTDDYWLHGGSVNAIFKTIKYGVTDKGMPTWEKQLSPKQIADVANYIKSLHGTNPPNPKEPQGQKEEGGGDAGAKTASL; encoded by the coding sequence ATGAAAACTAAATTTTTATTGATGTTGCTATTCCTGTCAACCGGTACAGCTCTTACCGCTGCTGCCCAGGATGCGGAACCTGAACTAACCAGCGGTGAACTGATGAACTATGTGGGTTACGGCACTATTGTTTTTGTATTGCTGGTATTTGTGGTAGCCATGTTGGTTGTTTTGCGCGCTGTAAACGCCATAAGTAAAGTAATTTTAGGTAGCGAGGCATTTAAAGAAACAGCCGAAGGCGCAGCTTTTGCCAAAAAGGAGAAAGTTAGCACAGTGAACAGGCTGTTATCATTAAGGCCGCTGTCTGAAGAAAAGGACCTTATAATAGAACATGAGTACGACGGTATTCAGGAGCTGGATAACCCAACGCCGGCCTGGTTTATGTACCTGTTTTATGGTACCATAGTATTTGCCTTTGTTTACTTAATGGTATACCACGTGTTAGGCGTTGGGCAATTACAGGATGAGGAATATAAAACCGAAATGGCCGTTGCCAATAAACAGAAAGAAGCTTTTCTGGCAAAATCCGGAAGCAACATTGATGAAAAGTCAGTCAAACTAAGTACTGATCCCGGAGATTTAGCCGCCGGGAAAAGCGTATTTACCGCCAGCTGTGCGCCGTGTCACGGTGTTCAGGGACAAGGTGTGGTTGGTCCAAACTTAACAGATGATTACTGGCTGCATGGCGGTAGCGTAAACGCTATTTTCAAAACCATTAAATATGGTGTTACAGATAAAGGCATGCCTACCTGGGAAAAACAGCTTTCCCCCAAACAAATTGCTGATGTAGCTAACTACATTAAATCACTTCATGGCACCAATCCGCCTAACCCTAAAGAGCCGCAGGGTCAGAAAGAAGAAGGCGGAGGCGATGCAGGTGCTAAAACAGCATCATTATAA
- the ccoG gene encoding cytochrome c oxidase accessory protein CcoG, whose translation MLTEATQQAGAVQKGSRKWIYPLIRKGPFYQYRSWLSYAYLIVFFAGPFLRIGGHPVLLLNIMERRFVLLGQVFWPQDFFLFVLAMLAFLVCVVLFTVAFGRIFCGWICPQTIFMEMVFRKIEEFIEGDARKRKKLDDGPWTFEKRWKKAVKHFVFLLISFLIANTFLAYIIGSEQLLSIITEPVSHHIVGFISIWIFTAVFYLVYSQVREVVCTVICPYGRLQGVLTDKHTLMVAYNYTRGEPRGKISKTDNTPKGDCVDCHLCVDVCPTAIDIRNGAQLECINCTACIDVCNDVMQKINRPLNLIGFYSEEQIKENKNPKFTSRMAAYSSIIVVLLGVLTFFVLQRSDVDVTVLRSAGLLYQKQPDGYISNLYNADLINKTDKDQHIKIVAQNKHIKIKYVQAPAVLDSAASAKAVFFIMIPEAQIKTPKTQVTLNVMQGDKIINNITTTFIGPVNGN comes from the coding sequence ATGTTAACAGAGGCGACACAACAAGCGGGCGCAGTGCAAAAGGGAAGTCGTAAGTGGATCTATCCCCTTATACGTAAAGGTCCGTTCTATCAATATCGCAGTTGGTTAAGCTACGCATACCTGATTGTTTTTTTTGCCGGTCCGTTTTTGCGGATAGGAGGGCACCCTGTGTTGCTGCTCAACATAATGGAGCGGCGATTTGTCCTGCTTGGCCAGGTCTTCTGGCCACAGGACTTCTTTTTGTTCGTGCTTGCCATGTTAGCATTCCTGGTTTGCGTGGTACTGTTCACTGTTGCATTCGGCAGAATATTTTGCGGATGGATCTGTCCCCAAACTATTTTCATGGAAATGGTTTTCCGCAAAATAGAGGAGTTTATTGAAGGCGATGCACGAAAACGTAAAAAATTGGACGATGGCCCATGGACGTTTGAAAAAAGATGGAAAAAGGCGGTAAAGCACTTCGTTTTCCTGCTTATCTCGTTTTTAATAGCCAATACATTCTTAGCATATATAATTGGCAGCGAGCAACTACTTAGCATCATTACCGAACCGGTTAGCCACCACATAGTTGGCTTTATCAGCATCTGGATATTTACGGCTGTTTTTTATCTGGTGTATAGTCAGGTGCGTGAGGTGGTTTGTACAGTTATTTGCCCCTACGGGCGTTTGCAGGGTGTGTTAACAGATAAGCATACGCTGATGGTAGCTTACAATTATACCCGCGGTGAGCCCAGAGGTAAGATCAGCAAAACAGATAACACGCCTAAAGGCGATTGTGTTGACTGCCATTTATGTGTTGATGTTTGCCCAACTGCTATTGACATACGTAACGGTGCCCAGCTGGAATGTATTAATTGCACCGCCTGTATTGATGTGTGTAATGATGTAATGCAGAAAATAAACCGGCCACTCAACCTCATTGGTTTTTACTCGGAGGAGCAGATCAAAGAAAATAAAAACCCAAAGTTTACCAGCCGTATGGCGGCCTACAGTAGCATTATAGTGGTGTTATTAGGCGTGTTAACCTTTTTTGTGTTACAACGCAGCGATGTAGATGTAACCGTATTGCGCTCGGCCGGATTACTTTATCAAAAACAGCCGGATGGTTACATCAGCAACCTTTACAACGCCGATCTGATCAATAAAACAGATAAAGATCAGCATATAAAGATAGTTGCACAGAACAAGCATATTAAAATTAAATATGTGCAGGCCCCGGCTGTGCTGGATAGTGCAGCATCTGCCAAAGCGGTATTCTTTATAATGATACCCGAGGCGCAGATCAAAACGCCTAAAACACAGGTTACTTTAAACGTAATGCAGGGCGATAAGATCATTAACAATATAACAACAACTTTTATTGGACCGGTAAATGGAAATTAA
- a CDS encoding FixH family protein gives MEIKINWGKGLVIGMGIFMLFIIGLGVSIFSQKGDDYDQAYYEKGLDYNADYDRERQVVTDNAVPGISVTKENLIVGFKGQAEGVVHIQRPSDKSMDKNLSFASTPNGRVELPLNDIARGRWQLVFEWNDKGKKYLYQKEVFIP, from the coding sequence ATGGAAATTAAAATTAACTGGGGCAAAGGCCTTGTAATTGGCATGGGCATTTTCATGCTGTTCATTATTGGTTTGGGCGTATCAATTTTTAGCCAGAAAGGCGATGACTACGACCAAGCCTACTATGAAAAAGGGTTGGACTATAATGCCGATTATGACAGGGAGCGACAGGTGGTTACTGATAATGCGGTTCCGGGAATAAGCGTTACCAAAGAAAACCTGATAGTTGGATTTAAAGGACAAGCAGAAGGTGTAGTGCATATACAGCGCCCATCTGACAAAAGCATGGACAAAAATCTGTCATTTGCCTCCACCCCCAACGGACGTGTTGAGCTGCCTTTAAATGACATAGCCCGCGGACGCTGGCAACTGGTGTTTGAATGGAACGATAAAGGCAAAAAGTATCTTTATCAAAAAGAAGTATTTATACCATGA
- a CDS encoding sulfite exporter TauE/SafE family protein, translating to MTDLQVAFFIGLFGSIHCVGMCGPLAFALPANSNGKWLLVFDKFIYQLGRVISYTLLGLIIGLVGRQVWLAGIQQSVSIISGVLIIVAALTRLFKWSVFYKTYTSKPAALVNKAIVYTLKHKWGHLAVGMLNGLLPCGFVYLALVGAVNTPTVVSSAQYMFWFGVGTIPLMFVAALGSGFFSLNVRKKLNKVIPYFMLCLGIWFVMRGLSLNIAYLSPTINTDQSICH from the coding sequence ATGACCGATCTGCAGGTTGCTTTTTTTATTGGCTTGTTTGGCAGCATACATTGCGTGGGCATGTGCGGGCCGCTGGCCTTTGCGTTACCTGCAAACAGCAACGGTAAATGGTTGCTGGTATTTGATAAGTTCATTTACCAGTTAGGCCGTGTTATAAGTTATACGCTGCTTGGGCTAATAATAGGCTTGGTTGGCCGGCAGGTTTGGCTGGCGGGCATTCAGCAAAGTGTAAGCATTATAAGTGGTGTTTTGATCATCGTTGCCGCGTTAACCCGCCTGTTCAAATGGTCTGTATTCTACAAAACTTACACATCAAAACCGGCGGCACTCGTTAACAAAGCAATTGTTTATACCCTAAAACATAAATGGGGGCATTTGGCGGTTGGTATGCTCAATGGTTTGCTGCCTTGCGGCTTCGTTTACCTGGCATTGGTGGGCGCGGTAAATACGCCAACTGTTGTTTCATCGGCCCAATACATGTTTTGGTTTGGCGTTGGTACAATCCCGCTCATGTTTGTTGCCGCGCTGGGTTCGGGCTTTTTTAGTTTGAATGTGCGCAAAAAGCTCAATAAGGTTATCCCCTATTTTATGCTTTGTTTGGGTATCTGGTTTGTTATGCGGGGTCTTTCGTTAAATATTGCATACCTTAGCCCCACAATAAATACAGACCAAAGCATCTGCCACTAA
- a CDS encoding succinate dehydrogenase/fumarate reductase iron-sulfur subunit, which produces MSTGNMNLTLKVWRQPNAQTSGKMVTYKADGISPDMSFLEMLDVVNESLTKKGEDPIYFDHDCREGICGMCSLYINGQPHGPKRAITTCQLHMRSFKDGDTITIEPWRAAAFPVIKDLAVDRSAFDRIQQAGGYVSVNTGGVPDANEIAIPKVIADEAFNSATCIGCGACVAACKNASAMLFVSAKVSQFALLPQGQPERWSRVQAMVAQMDDEGFGNCTNTGACEAECPKEITLTNIGRMNNDYFSAKLFREEGVHGGDLGGGM; this is translated from the coding sequence ATGAGTACCGGAAATATGAATTTAACCCTGAAAGTTTGGAGACAACCAAACGCGCAAACTTCAGGCAAAATGGTTACTTACAAAGCTGATGGCATATCGCCTGATATGTCGTTTTTGGAAATGCTTGACGTGGTGAACGAAAGCCTTACCAAAAAAGGCGAAGACCCGATATACTTTGACCATGATTGCCGCGAAGGTATTTGCGGTATGTGCTCGCTGTATATTAATGGCCAGCCACACGGACCAAAACGTGCTATTACCACCTGCCAGCTGCACATGCGTAGCTTTAAAGATGGCGATACCATTACTATTGAGCCATGGCGCGCGGCAGCTTTCCCGGTAATTAAAGATTTAGCGGTTGACCGTTCGGCATTTGACCGTATACAGCAGGCAGGTGGTTATGTATCTGTAAACACCGGTGGTGTACCTGATGCTAACGAGATAGCTATACCTAAAGTTATTGCCGATGAGGCCTTTAACTCTGCAACTTGTATAGGTTGCGGCGCGTGTGTTGCAGCTTGTAAAAATGCTTCGGCAATGTTGTTTGTATCAGCTAAAGTATCGCAGTTCGCGTTGTTACCGCAAGGTCAGCCTGAGCGTTGGAGCCGTGTGCAAGCCATGGTAGCACAAATGGACGACGAAGGTTTTGGTAACTGTACCAATACCGGTGCCTGCGAAGCAGAATGCCCGAAAGAAATTACGCTGACCAACATCGGTCGTATGAATAATGATTACTTCAGTGCCAAGTTATTCCGCGAAGAAGGTGTACACGGTGGTGATCTGGGCGGCGGAATGTAA
- a CDS encoding four helix bundle protein: protein MHNLKELKIWNKAIDLTVDVYKATSSFPQDERFGLTRQARRCAVSIPSNIAEGAGRNSNKEFSNFLGIANGSSYELQTQLIISNKLNLLNDELLDSILKQIDELQKMNYAFQKTLLNN, encoded by the coding sequence ATGCACAATTTAAAAGAGCTAAAAATCTGGAATAAAGCGATTGATCTGACCGTAGACGTTTACAAGGCTACGTCAAGCTTTCCTCAAGATGAGCGGTTCGGATTAACAAGGCAGGCTCGCAGATGTGCTGTTTCTATTCCTTCAAATATTGCTGAAGGTGCAGGAAGAAATTCAAATAAGGAGTTTTCTAATTTTTTGGGAATTGCAAATGGTTCGTCTTACGAGTTGCAAACCCAATTAATTATTTCAAATAAATTAAATTTATTAAATGATGAGTTGTTAGATAGTATATTAAAGCAGATTGATGAATTGCAGAAGATGAATTATGCTTTTCAAAAAACTTTGCTAAATAATTGA